The Mesotoga sp. UBA6090 DNA segment TTGTCTCGGTCATCAGATAATTTCCAGGGTATTCGGCTCAGTTCTCTACTACAGCGATGAACGCCGCTGGCACGAGGTGACTTTTCTGAAAGACGATGAAATCCTCTACGGTTTCGACAACGGCCTTCTTGTATGGGAGAACCATGCCTATGCAGTCGCCTCCATTCCCGATCAATTTGAACTCTTTGCCAGAGGAAATGTCACACCTATCCAGATGATGAAGCACAAAGATAAGCCAATTTACGGGGTTCAGTTTCATCCAGAAACACAGGGTGGCTTTCTCCGGAATCCGCCAGGCTGGCAGCTCATCAAGAATTTCGCGAAACTTGCCGGCGCCAGTGTCGTGGATCCCCCTTTGCCCGAAGATGGGCGCAAGGTCTTCCCTTACTGATCCGACTAGATTGCAGCAGTGATTAGAATTGGGCCATTCTGTTTTTCGCCTTTGCGAGAAGTAAGGGACTAACGATCAGAGGAAAACTTGGGGATAATCGAGCTTGATGCCGAATCGCTTTCCAAAAGGACCATAAAATAAACCTATTCGAGCGAGAATTACTACGATCTAGTTACTAAAAGGGATTCAAACCGATGGACAGTTGATCTCTTCTTGAAAGAATTCGCGGCCGCATTCGTCAAAGAGGGATCCTACAGTCTCCTCGGTCCTTTCAAAGATCATCCGATAACGTACGGAGCCTTCGAGAACTGCAAGGAACTGGGGCTGATTCTCTTCGAAAGAGAGTGGAACAACTCGCTTCGCATCTGGGATATTTTGGTCTGGGAGGAGTACCGGCAAATGGAAGTAGGAAAGAAATTGATGGATGCAGCAAGAGACTACGCAATCAGTGCTAACATGAGACGTCTCGTTCTCGAGAGTCAAAGCTGCAACTATCCGGCCATCTCCTTCTGCCTGAAATACGGATTTGAATTGCTCGGTTTCGATACGGCCTGTTATTCGAAAAGAGATATCGAAAAACATGAGCTCCGCCTTGAATTTCACTATTTTCTCTAGGCCAAATGCAGGCATTCAGGAAGTTTCTATTCTCCACATGCGCAGTTTGCAAAAGGACATCTCAACGGCTATTCACACACATAAAATGACCTTGATTCTATTTGCGCCAGAATTCCTAACCTCTAAGTATGCTTGAAACTAAGAAGGAGGCGTAGATTATCAGGAGCAGAGCACCCCTTGGCCTGTCCAGCTTCTTCTTTCTAAAGAGGAGCAACGGCAGGACTATCGCGAGAAGCAATGCAAAGATGATTTCCGCGGCAAGCGATCTCTGAGCCATGATAGGCGAGATGGTGGACGAAACTCCTAGAACCAGGAGCAGATTGAAGATGTTCGACCCTACCACATTCCCTATGGCAAGATCGCTGCGGTTCTTTCTTCCTGCCGAAATGGTAGTCACTAACTCCGGAAGAGACGTCCCGATCGCCACGATAGTTGTCCCAATCAGCATATCGCTCACGCCGAATATCCGGGCAATCGAAGAACCTCCGTCGACCACGAAATTTCCTCCGAGAATGACGGCTGCGGTCCCTCCGATTGTGGCTACCCAGGCAAGCACAGGACTCTTTTCGAGAATCTCGATATCTCGCTTTCCTTCTACCTCGACGATGTCCGAAATGTTCCTGTCCCTCTTAGCCATTGTGAACACGTACATCATGAAGATTACGAAGAAAGTAATCAGGACTATGCCGTCACTCCTGTTAAGGCCGTTGCCGTTTCCCAGTATCAACGCTCCACTGGCGAAGGTGATAAGAATAACGAAAGGTATTTCATAACTCATGGTAGTCTTGTTCACTCCAAGGGGAGTAAGCAAAGCGGTCGCACCGAGAATCAAACCAATATTCGCGATGTTTGACCCCAGAACATTTCCCAGAGCGATGTCAGAACCTTTGATCGCCGCCTGGATACTCACTGCGAGTTCCGGCGACGACGTGCCCAGAGCAACTATTGTGAGGCCAATGAGTAGTTCGGAGATCCCCAGATTCTTGGCTATCGCGACAGATCCCTCTATCAGATAATCGGCACCCTTTATGAGCAAAGCAAATCCAGCGGCCAGCATCAGCAACGAAACAAACAAGCGCTTCACCTCCACGAAAAGCAGCGGCCATTGCCGCTGCAACAACAAAGATTATATTCAATTGAAGTTAAAGCCGTGTTTTTACTTTATGACGCCAAGTTCCTTCCCGATCAATTCGAACTTGGAGACTGCAAAATCCAGATCCTTCCTCGAGTGAGAAGCGCATATCATGACTCTTATTCTGGCCTTTCCCTTGGGAACGGTTGGGAAGCCGATCGAGCTTGCAAATATGGACTCTTCAAAGAGCCTTTTTGAGAACGTCGAGGAAAGCTTCGCATCGTAAAGCATCACAGGAGTTATCGGAGTCTCTGTATGTCCCGTATCGAAACCGAGCGCCGTGAGCTGATCCTTAAAATAGCCTGCGTTGCTCCACAGCGTCTTGACCAGTTCGTCGGATGAAGAAAGCTTCCTTACGGCCGCGATAGCGGCTGCGGTTTCGGCCGGAGAGAGGGACGAACTGAAGAGGAATGGACGCGCCTTCTGCTTCAGATAATCGATAAGAGTCTTCTTGCCGGCGACAAAGCCTCCCACTATTCCAAAGGCCTTCGAAAGAGTTCCGACTTCGATATCTACGCTTCCATGCAATCCGAAGTGGTCGACTATTCCTCTCCCATGGTTTCCGAGAACACCTTCGCCATGAGCATCGTCCACCATCAGAATCGCGCCGTATTTGTTCGTCTTTTCGACAATCTCAGGCAGCGGAGCAAGATCACCGTCCATCGAAAAAACGCCGTCCGTTATTACCAGCTTTCTCCTGGCCCCATCGGACTCGGCCTTTCTCAGCTGAGTCTCCAGGTCGTTCACATCCTTATGCTTCCAGACATATCTCATGGCTTTTGTCAGCCTGACTCCATCAATTATGCTTGCATGGTTCAGTTCATCGGAGAGAATAGCATCCTCTTCAGTAACGATCGGAGCAATTACCGACTGGTTTGCATTGAAGCCCGACTGAACAACCAGCGTAGATTCGACTCTCTTGAACTTTGCCAGTTCCCTTTCGAGCTCGTTGTGCAATTCAAGCGTTCCCGCTATCGACCTAACGGCTCCAGGTCCAACCCCCCACTTTCTTATGCCGTCGATCGCCGCCTCCTTGAGCTCTTCGTCGAAACACAGCCCAAGGTAATTGTTTGAGCACATGTTAAGAACTTTCTTCCCCTCGATGTTCAGCCAGGCGCCCTGAGGCGATTCAAGTGTCCTTATCTTGACAAGCAGACCCTTCTCCTCGAGCTCCTCCATTTCCCGTTTAAGAACATCAAAATCAAACATCCAAACACCTCCGACAAGTCAATTCAGAATTCAAGGATTACCTTTCCGGAAATACCTCTCTTCATGACATCAAAACCCTCTTCGAATCTATCTGCGGGAAGAATGTGCGTGACTACAGGTGAAAGGTCGATTCTACTGTTCTTAAGCAACTGAGTCGCGACCTGCCAGGTCTCGAACATCTTTCTCCCCGTTATACCGTACATCGTTAGACCCTTGAAAGTGAACAGTCCGTTTATATCAAATGATAACTCACCGGGAAAGACTCCAAGAAGAGAAACGACGGCCCCGTTAGTAAGACTCTGAAGACCCTGACAGAAGGCGGTAGAGTTTCCCGACATCTCGAGAAGTACATCGGCTCCGTTGTCTTCCGTAAAGGCTCTCACTCTGGAAGGAAGATCCTCTTCGGTCGGATCGATCACTACATCGGCTCCCATCTTTCTTGCAAGATCCTTTCTGAACTCCTTGATCTCAGACACGATTACTTGCGCTGCTCCTGCAACTTTCGCTACCGCAACGGCCATCACACCAATCGGTCCAGCACCGGTGATCAACACGTTCTTTCCGGTAAGATCCGTAACAAGTGCCGTATGAATTGCATTTCCAAAAGGCTCCATTATCGAAGCATATTCCAGAGGTATCGAAGGGTCAACTTTCCACAAAACAACTTCGGGAACTCTCACATACTCTGCAAACACTCCGTCTCTGTGAACTCCGAGAATTTGCATGTTCTTGCATATGTGCATCTTGCCGGTCCTGCACTGAAGACATTTCTGGCACGGTATATGGGTCTCGGAAACCACCGAGTCTCCAATCGAAACCGAGGTGACTTCCTTTCCTGTCCTAACAACCTCTCCGGTGAATTCATGACCGCCTATCTGAGGCGGTCTAATTCTCTCCTGTGACCACCTGTCCCAATCGTAAATATGAATATCGGTCCCGCATATCGAAGCTCGTTTGACTTTGACCAGCACGTCATGGGGACCGAGCTCCCCTGGAACAGGAACTCTTTTTAGAGTCAAGCCCGGCGCGGGTCTTTCCTTAACTATTGCAACCATAGTTTCTGATTCCAATCAAATTCCCTCCTTCCATTTTATAACTCCACATTATAATTGTAAGTTGATCGTATTGTTTCACAAAACACACAGCCACCTGTCTATGGACAATTGTTGTTGATAGCGGCTCTCGAATTGACTGATACTTCTTATAGCGTACCGAACGGCTAGGTCCGACAAGAAGCACTT contains these protein-coding regions:
- a CDS encoding calcium/sodium antiporter, with protein sequence MFVSLLMLAAGFALLIKGADYLIEGSVAIAKNLGISELLIGLTIVALGTSSPELAVSIQAAIKGSDIALGNVLGSNIANIGLILGATALLTPLGVNKTTMSYEIPFVILITFASGALILGNGNGLNRSDGIVLITFFVIFMMYVFTMAKRDRNISDIVEVEGKRDIEILEKSPVLAWVATIGGTAAVILGGNFVVDGGSSIARIFGVSDMLIGTTIVAIGTSLPELVTTISAGRKNRSDLAIGNVVGSNIFNLLLVLGVSSTISPIMAQRSLAAEIIFALLLAIVLPLLLFRKKKLDRPRGALLLIIYASFLVSSILRG
- a CDS encoding type 1 glutamine amidotransferase, whose protein sequence is MKDKAVVLAVRAILTIVVTVCVAGLLMGSDGKAGTIALFLNDPAYEFKLSPIERSLAEQGIKYTIFNIFNDELPEDETEFSAVIIAGGDSMRNYIDWNDNVYRGGEIILRGEVPILGICLGHQIISRVFGSVLYYSDERRWHEVTFLKDDEILYGFDNGLLVWENHAYAVASIPDQFELFARGNVTPIQMMKHKDKPIYGVQFHPETQGGFLRNPPGWQLIKNFAKLAGASVVDPPLPEDGRKVFPY
- a CDS encoding glycine C-acetyltransferase, whose product is MFDFDVLKREMEELEEKGLLVKIRTLESPQGAWLNIEGKKVLNMCSNNYLGLCFDEELKEAAIDGIRKWGVGPGAVRSIAGTLELHNELERELAKFKRVESTLVVQSGFNANQSVIAPIVTEEDAILSDELNHASIIDGVRLTKAMRYVWKHKDVNDLETQLRKAESDGARRKLVITDGVFSMDGDLAPLPEIVEKTNKYGAILMVDDAHGEGVLGNHGRGIVDHFGLHGSVDIEVGTLSKAFGIVGGFVAGKKTLIDYLKQKARPFLFSSSLSPAETAAAIAAVRKLSSSDELVKTLWSNAGYFKDQLTALGFDTGHTETPITPVMLYDAKLSSTFSKRLFEESIFASSIGFPTVPKGKARIRVMICASHSRKDLDFAVSKFELIGKELGVIK
- the tdh gene encoding L-threonine 3-dehydrogenase; amino-acid sequence: MVAIVKERPAPGLTLKRVPVPGELGPHDVLVKVKRASICGTDIHIYDWDRWSQERIRPPQIGGHEFTGEVVRTGKEVTSVSIGDSVVSETHIPCQKCLQCRTGKMHICKNMQILGVHRDGVFAEYVRVPEVVLWKVDPSIPLEYASIMEPFGNAIHTALVTDLTGKNVLITGAGPIGVMAVAVAKVAGAAQVIVSEIKEFRKDLARKMGADVVIDPTEEDLPSRVRAFTEDNGADVLLEMSGNSTAFCQGLQSLTNGAVVSLLGVFPGELSFDINGLFTFKGLTMYGITGRKMFETWQVATQLLKNSRIDLSPVVTHILPADRFEEGFDVMKRGISGKVILEF
- a CDS encoding GNAT family N-acetyltransferase — its product is MKEFAAAFVKEGSYSLLGPFKDHPITYGAFENCKELGLILFEREWNNSLRIWDILVWEEYRQMEVGKKLMDAARDYAISANMRRLVLESQSCNYPAISFCLKYGFELLGFDTACYSKRDIEKHELRLEFHYFL